The Diospyros lotus cultivar Yz01 chromosome 11, ASM1463336v1, whole genome shotgun sequence region CGAGTCGTCAAAGGTTTGTCCCTTATGATGGGGTTTTGGATTTATGAGACAGCGAAAGAAAATGATAGACTCATGAGGAGAAAAAGTGAGAAGCTGGGATCAATTCgaaactttataaataaaatttgacgATAGAAGCTTTATACATTCACGCAAAAGTTTAAACAAGTCTACCGATATAAGAGAAAGGGGAAGATGGGGGGGAGAGTGTTTAAATTGGGCAAAAGCCCTTCTCAAGTTTCTCCTCTCACTTATTTATAAGTGTTGGATCAtgtatatttatacattttgaAACATGTATATTTCATCTTTTGTAGTATGTTGAAAACATTATCACTCCCCGAACTTAGTAGTTATAACAATTGAATGGTGAAAATGTTTCACGTTAGAGTCATAATATCATGTCCTAACTCAACTCAGTTACTTATAAGTAGTTTTAATGATCAAGCTCTTGTGGTGTCATAATTAACAATACTTACGTTGATAATATTACCGTTAagtattatatataacatacgAGTCATCAAAAGAGTGGGTAAATATACTAATTTTTACGTGATCtgaacaattttaaaaatctttaaaaagAATTACGAGAattgtaaatatattaaaaataggCCACCAAAAATGtacctaaaaaaattaaattacttgaaaattagatgaaatttttaataaaataaaaagaaatacgGGAAAAGGCCTAGGAATGAGCATTCGATTgactaaattgaattaaaatactaaaattgaaataatcctacatgtttcaaaattgaacaaaaataacaaactaaaaattaaaaaattgaacaaatataataaaacaaaactgGTCGAAAAGACtgaaaaaaaatccaaaaacccTAAACAACCGACAAAActaaatagaaataattaaaatattggTCAAAGATATGTCTTGGCAACTTtggtcaatttatttattttaatttttttaatataaaaattaaattaaaattattaaatttaaaaattatactaaattaattcttaatttgaatcaaatggataattttaattaatttaattaaattattctgattaaactaaaattttaccCAGCCAGGCGGAAGGCTGCAAAAGAAGACAGGGGTAATTAAGTCAAAGAAGGTGACAATAAAAGAGGGCACACATTCAGACAAATGAATGAATATTCAAACCTATTACCTGCTGCTTCGGTATCTTCAACCTTTGATCCAACCGGCCGAAGTTTCTTCTTTCTAATTCTGTTTCTGTActaaaatttcttcttctaccGTCTCACGCCAactcataaataataataataattaaataataaagataatacAAACCATCGATTTCCGGgaaattcttaaataaataataaacatatttattaaGTCTTAATCATCATTATTTatgggattaattaattattaaataaataaaaagaaatgtcaGTCGTCTCATCTCTTTCAATGAGCAGAGTTTCCACGCGgatacacagagagagagagagagagagagagagagaatcaaaggAACGAACAGAGCATAGacagtggagagagagagagagaggcgaaATCTCCTCAGATCTGCTGGCTATGTACTTCGCTGATTCTTCAATTAAATCTTCAAGCATTGAATGTTGGAAACATCTCTGAAACAGTCGATTTCGCTCGTAGGTTTACTACTGGAGTCAACCGAATTTCAAGTGATTACGCTCTTGCCTCTCTCTCTAGCTAAATTTCTGTTTGCGGCTCTGTCGTTGAAGGTTGAACTGGATTCCTGTGCATTTTGAGAAAACTGGTGATTTATGGAGTGAAATGCTTACTTTCCGGCTGGTTCGCCGGAGCTCCGACTAAGTGAGCTCCGGGAAGCGTTGAATTTTAAGAGGAAGGAGATGTGGAAGTGAGGCCTGGGGGAGAAGATGTTCAAATCGGGGAGATGGAGGGGCGAGAAGAACAAGACCAAGGTTGTGTTCAGATTACAGTTCCATGCAACACAGGTACCTCCAATTTATGCGGTTTGCATTTGGTCAAAACCTCATTGTGTTTGTTTGTGAGTGTATGTGTGTTCATtcagataattaattaaacagcTACAGTGAGGCTTCAAATTCTTGGTAATCGGGGGTTCAGAATGTGGAAGCCATTGTTTCAGGCAATGTGATTGGAGAACTGGAAACTTGGCCCCTGTTTGTATGTGctgaaaatttgagaagaaacaAAGTAGATTAGAATTGTGATAATGCGGCTATGAAAGATGAATTgattggagggaaatttctaTTCTCTAGGTTTTTGAGAATCTGCCAGATATTTTCTTCTGTTTTCATGTATTTTCTTCGGATCCAAACAGTGAATTTGGGGATAATGGGGTTGTTTTGTGTGTTTAGTTGCCACAGGTGGGAGAGAATGCATTGATGATATTTGCGGTTCCTGCGGATGTCGGAAAGCCGACGGCGAGGTTGGAGAAAGCAGCAATTCAGGATGGAAGCTGTCATTGGGAACATCCAGTCGAGGAAACTGTCAAGTTCTTTCGGGAGCCAAAAACAGGGAGGATTCGTGAGAAAATCTACAACTTGATAGTATCAACTGTATGAACTGCCTCAACTctatgaatatattttctttactttCGTTCCGAGTGagcttatgaaaaatataatggtTGGTTCCTGAATTTTTGTAGAGATCATCTAAAGCTGGCCTTCTTGGAGAAGTTTCAATTGATTTAGCGAGCTATGCCGAGGCCACTAAGCTttcctctgtctctctccctctcaacaACTCAAAATCTAATGGCGTTTTGCATgtcagctctctctctctctcccaaaaatgcatttcttccaaattttgCAGACCTGTGCTTGAAAACTTGGTTAATATTCTGAATGTGATGTATTTTTGAAGTGCACTTGTACAACCCATTTGCTCCAGGCTTTCCTAATCATGTGTAGTTATCGCTTTCATAACAGGTCTCAATTCAGAGGTTACAGGAAAATACCGATCAAAGGTAAAAACAAGtttattattcttcttttttattcttctgAGTTGTGAATCGGCTTCTAGCTATTTTTGACTCCTTATCTTCGCTTTTAAGTATTTGCAGTGAGGCAGAGGAAACCGAAAATGAAAAAGTTGATTCCACCAATAGAACCTTGAGGGCACAATTTAGCATCGGTGACGCATATGAAACGGTTGAAAGCAATTCTACTGAAGTAAGGCTCGCCCCATTTAGGCAGAGATTCcactttcttttttgttttagatttttttctttgagAAAGAGGTTGAGGTTGTGAAAGTATTTATTTGATTGTCATATAAAGAACTCATGCAAGATGATATTTCCATAAATGCTGTAGTTTTCTACCCTCAGAACTACTACTTTTAAACACAGCAATTGATAAGAATACATTGTTTGTTTCATTATCTGTAGGATCAGCATCTCAGTAAGGCGATATCACATATTGCTGAGTTGAATAACTGCCTGGGATCTAGCGGAACTGATCTTACAATTTCAAGTTCTGGGAGCAGCTCTGGGCTTGACACCCCTAGAGAATTTGGACTGAAGAATACCGATGTCTGCCTGGAGGAAACAAGTTTCCTGTCATCTGTTAGGCATGTTCCAATGCTACAGGAAACAACTTCTGATGTCTCTATAACAGTACATGAAGAGCAACAGAGATCACAGTGGGAGTGGTTAGCAGCTTCTGCTCCTGAAGCCAGTACAGATGATTCATCAAGCAGTCCTGGAGAGAAGTCTCAAGTGGCTGCAGAGCTTGTGATTGAAAAGCTCAAAGCTGAGCTTGCTGCTTTGTCTAGACAGGCAGAAATGTCGGATTTGGAGCTCCAAACGTTGAGAAAGCAAGTTGTGAGAGAGACCAAAAAGGGACAGGATCTGTTTAGAGAAGTTGTTAACctgaaagaagagagagatgcTCTCGAGGAAGAATGTAAAAATCTCAAGGCCTTCAAGAAACGTAAAGATGAGGCAAAAGCTAAAAATAAGTTAAAGTTTGAGGACGGGGATCCCCATTCTTTACTTGAAGAACTCAGGGAAGAACTTAGTTATGAGAAGGACCTTAATTCCAATCTTCAGATACAACTTCAGAAGACACAAGAATCAAACTCAGAGTTGATTCTTGCAGTACGTGATCTAGATGAAATGTTGGAGCAGAAGAACAGGGAAATATTCAACCTTTCCAACATATCCACAGCCACTGAAAATGGTGGAGAATGGCATGAAACTAACTCCAAGTCTGAaacagatgatgatgaagagcAGAAAGCCCTAGAAGAGCTTGTTAACGATCATATTGATGCCAAGGAAGCACATGTGCTTGAGGAGAAGATCACAGACCTGTATGATGAATTAGAGATCTGTAGGAGAGATAAAGATGAGCTCGAAATGCAGATGGAGCAACTTGTTCTTGACTATGAGATCTTGAAGCAGGAAAACCATGATCTTTCATATAAACTGGAGCAAAGTCAACTGCAAGAACAGCTGAAGATGCAATACGAATGTTCACCTTCTTACACTACTgcaaatgaatttgaaacactGATTGAAAGCTTggaaagtcaacttaagaagaCGTCAAATGAATTATCCAACTGCTTGGCCACCATCAGTAATCTAGAAGCTCATGCCAATAATTTGGAAGAGGAACTGGACAAGCAGGCACAAGGTTTTGAAGCTGATCTGGAAATTCTCTCACTTGCCAAAGTTGAGCAGGAACAGAGAGCTATGCGAGCTGAAGAAGCCTTGAGAACGATGAGATGGAAAAATGTTAATAGAGCCGAGAGGCTACAGGAGGAATTTAGAATGCTATGGATGCAAATGGAATCtgattttagagaaaatgaGAAGCTGGCTACAAAAGCACTACAAGAAGCCAGTGAACTCCAGCTGCGAAAAAGTCATCTAGAAGAATTGCTtcagagaaagaaggaagagcTCCAGTCTGTCAGGGATCAGTGCGAAGTAAAATTGCATGAGCTTTCTACTCAAATAAGCTTAAAGGTAGACCAAATAGAGGAGATGCAATCAGAAATTAAAGCCAAGTCCAATCAGCTTGAAGATGGAAAGAAGAAAGCAGAAGACACTCATAGAGTTCTCTCACAGGAGATGCTAATGCTCAGAACGGAGATCGATAGGCTGCAAACAGAGAACAAAAACCTTTCTGATGAAGTGGAGgaaagagaaattttgaaaGGTAAACTGGAACAGATGACGATATCAAACAAGGAAACTGGAACACTGCTACAAAGAGCAAACATTGAAAGAAACGAGATGAAAACTGTGATCGATCTGCTGGAAAAGGAAGCGGAGAAGTCAATGGAGGAACTAATTGCTCTGAGGAATCTAAAGGATGAAAAGGAGTCAGTAATAGGAGACCTGCAACTGGAGTTGGAGACTCTCAAATCTCAGTGTGATGAACTCAAGTTTGAGGGTGAAATGGAGAAAGAGAAACTGAGGAATGAGGTATCTCAGTTAAAAGATGAACTGAAGAAGACAGCGGAAGCGTGTAGCTATTTAGAGAACAAGCTGAAAGACGATGACAGTGGGTTGATTGGGGATTTGCAGATCAAAATACAACTGCTTGAGGTAAAGTTTCTACGGTATGGAGCACATTAACAAAAATGTTTGAACCATAACTTACCAGCTAGCACTGCCTGAAAACTATAGTTTGTTGAACAACACAATACTAAATATCTTTGCCACCAGATCGTTGCATTAACCATCATTAAAAGGAGTAAAAATTCGTTTTTTCAGTAGCTCAATCATTTTTAATGTCATCCAAAGTTGGTATATACTTTGGCCGCTTGAAAACCGTTTGCTTGTTGCATTAACCAGAAATGGCTGAATAAGTTCTGACTTTTGTACTGTACTGACAATGAGAAAATGTTGGCCGACCAGGGTCAGATAAATTTGAAGGAAACTGCTCTTGAAACCTCGACGAATTCGTTCTTAGAGAAGGAGAAAGATCTTCAGAATAGGATCCAAGAGCTAGAAACGAGACTGGAAGAACTGAGTCATGGTGCCACTTTTTATGAGGTCCACAAGGTTAGCATCTTGTAGCTTGTTTGATTGAATTATCCATTTTCTAATAGAATATAGGTATTCACAGCACTATGCACGTCGTAGTTGAACTACAATTCAGGCAATTATTCATCTCTGACGCAGGTAGCTAATAATTCTGGGGACAGTAGCTTGAATGGTAGCACAGATGAAGGGGATAAACCTATGATAGAAAGGTACGATTCACTCCAATTTACTTGTGTTTCTTTGAGTCAGTCCCTAGAAGACCATTTCCAGAAAACCGATCCTCGATCCTCTTCTAATCAATTTATTGATATCCCGCTTGTTGCCTGTGGTCCAAATGCCAGAGATGAATGGAAGTTTGACAAATTACTGAACGAAATGGAATTACTGAGGGAGAGGAACAAATCAATGGAAAGTGATCTAAAAGAAATGCAGGAGAGATATTCAGAAATAAGTCTGAAGTTTGCAGAGGTAGAAGGCGAGAGGCAACAGCTGGTGATGAAAGTGCGCAGCCTCAAGAGCGCGAAGAGTAGGCAGTAAATTTTCGCCTACAAAACCGCCAAACTGGGAAGCTCCGGTGCAATGGTGACTGATACAGGTTCTTTGTTTCTCTTgttctttcttctgtttttagtttgttttttgCTTGGTCTTTTGTTGGTTCCTTCTTTTGTTCTTTCAAATGTTATTTGTTTTCCCGTCTTGATAGTtcataaaattatgaaatatagCTCTTGTTGGTATGATCCATTTTGTTCATATTATCTCAGAGTAGTTTGTCACTTTACTAATAGTTGTGCGCATTAATTCTTTCCATTCACATTTCTGTATGTCTCTCAAACTACATTAATTGGTGATGTGTCATGCTTAAAACCCAGAAAAAACCAAGGCCCAAAATTATTATTCAGGCCAATAGAGTTGTCAATCATTCggtttgatttcaatttttatcaaaattataatcaaattaagcttaaactactaaaaccaaaatcaaaaccaaaccattatccattgtttttaaaaattaaaaaccataaccaaatcattcagTTTCGGttttaatcatgattttttttagtttgattcataccaacaaacaaagacaaactcttgcaaataacattcataaaaaaaaattgataactccacaataaacaaaaataaactctaataaagttatcttcttcttgcataaagttacaaattaacttcaaacttcttagatataattatttgattgattaaaataaaattatttaagattaagttttatttttatttgttaattactttataaatgttaaatattttatatatttataatgtattagttaaaatacttctaaaaaaatgcattagtcaatatatatattatgtgtatatataatatattaaataaataaatatattatatatatattcggttcgatttAGTTCGATTTGGTTACCCACACATTCGATTCGATTTCAGTTCAggttttgatttatatttagtgaaaatcataactaaatcatacccattgaaacagtatTCGATTTTTTCCCAAACTAAATTATTACCCAGTCAAATAGTTTTAACTGCATTGACCGATTCGGTTCCCCATaatttcggttgcaattgccatccctacaGGCCAATGAGGCAAATTTACGGGATAAATCAGCAATGGTCTCCTAGAGATTGAAACACTGGGAGACCTTTTTGGTCAACTAAAAACTTGTCATTGGGAGACCTAGACCCTctcgaatttttgaaaattggtACACCAGGTTTCCCAAATATTATAACTAAGCTCCAACTCGAAGCATTTCCCCTTGATTTGGGGGGAGAGAGGAGGGGGAAGAGACTTCAACATTCAAAAAGTACTTCGAAAGCTAAAAGGATAGAcattaaaaatcttaattttaatgaatctcaaaatgtcaaaataaatatcattcataAGGATACTAATTCTAGTAAATCTCAAAAGACTccatgtttatttataaattgagGAACTCTTATTCCAAAAGAGATATGCATCTGATATTGGTTTTAATATGACATTCAAGTCTTTAGtatctaacttaagtatcagagtatTTACGCATTTAATCGTTTTTCTTTCTTACATAGTCCAAGTAGCTTGACAACGAAATTTTTagtcaataaatttattattgtgttcgaGCTACAATTGAAAACAATCAATCGTAAAGAATTcacaaattttaacttttaattctTAATACTTATTAACAAAAATGTAACCCCCTATAGTATAAGTCGAGTGGTCAGACAAGCGATATGTCAGATTTGTATTAGTAGGTTGTGAGTTCAATTCTTGTCATGTGTAGTGAAGTAAAGGCTCATGCCTACGATTTATCTTATCTATCTGTCGACGTTCAATCTCAGCcaaccgtgattcgttttgggtcGCGGTGAGTAAATCCAAAAATaccaagaagaaggaaggaaaaccAAGGTTCCAAACGTGAGTCAATACACCGAaattttttacgtggttcggccagaatgatgcctactccacaaccgcactctgattattcaTTCAAAATGGCgatatctgattattctccttgTCCCCTCCCCTCATGatatttattattcttatttatactgaggggtttttacaatttagataacatataaaaatacaataattgtaTAATGAGGGACAAACAGCCCTTATCGTCTATACAAAATCGGGAgtgagatcctcattacgaAGGGCATGGGCTGCTGCAGGTAAAGGGagcggaccctacctctgacttctcagcagtttcaccacttatgcgagctgatggttttaggccagcgacttGGGTGGTACAGCGAACTAAGGGTTTTATAGCGAGCCCATTAGTCGATCGTCAAGAGCTCGCCAGGGGTTTAATCAGGAGCTCGCAAGGTGCTTGTTTTACAGGCTTCGAGCTTTAGTGGTGTATGAATTTCATTTGACAAGGTCATCGGGATCTTTCGAGCTCTGGGTGATTGGGCTGAACCTGGCCCATAAAGGGAGGATGCGGAAATAGCGTATAACACTATCAAAATTAAGGATACGAACGACGAGAATTGTGCAAACGCGATAATCCCAATTAACAAAACTGAATCTAAGATTTGAAAATCCACTAAAGTTTTCAATTATTGtgctccacacacacacactcaccaTTATTAAAAGTACAAATAATAACCCACTGCACCCCCAAAATAAATAGCTTCCTTGGCCATAATTGGTGGCTTGAGCTGTCAGGGCGAGGAGTCTGGCCTCAATAGGGACAGCCCTCACAGGCCACATGGTCACGTTTGAAGCATGTGTTAATGTCTTCAGTGTGTCTATAAATGTAAGGTGTTGCGTCCATATATTACATAGCATTATTGTCCTTAATCCTTTTTGTTATTCATGTCTTCAATTTAACccctgaaaaaaataaaagtaaaagtaCAGGGgcaaaatatgaatttaaccccccgaaaaaaaatatatattttggggACAAAACTCtgtacaacttttatgtttagGCCTTTAAACTGAAGCCAACAATGCCTAATTTGTTAaatctttttacattttgttaTGAATCAGTCCGTGCACTGCCACAAGAGCCATGACAAAGGAATGATCCACATGAGGCCGCACCACCAAACTCAACACATCCTCTCCAAGCACTACTCCTGATGAGCTCTCCTTTCGCTTTGCCTGCACAATTAAGGATCGATCTAGAGGTCAAATTTATTGGCTGGACAcgttaaaatgatcaaaatacccttatTCAGGTCGAATATAATGATTCATAATTCAATTCGTGTGTATAAGCTAGAAAAAACCTACTTCTGCAACAACTTCTTCTTTGTCATCTATTATCTTGAAAGCCAACTTCTTTGTGATCTCATTTTCAACACGATAAAACCTTTCTTCAATTTCGTTACATTCAACGATAACTCGAAAACCCGAATCTCTCTCGAGAAGCTTTCTAATCTTCTTGACTCGAAACCATGGCTTTTGATCCTTCATCAAAGGATCATTACAACTATAGCCATTCCAACTCGACGAAAACTGCAATCTCTGCACAAAACAACCATACAAAGCATTACTAAATATTCGCTCGAGTTCGCAAACAAGCAACGACACTAATGCTGTTAAAATTGTcttgaattcaaatttagatGACGTATGGTTCAAAGTTCATGCGTACCTTTCGACGTATGGCGTAGAGAACTTTGCCTTGAACATCCATGAGATACGCTTTGTTGCTATGCTTGGTGTCGTAGTTATCTATGCGATAAACGATATCGCCATTCGAGTTGAAGACTGTGAGCCCATTCCCTCGTCCAACAAGAGATTTCCACCATATTGTAAATGTTTCtctttttgaagaagaagaagaagaagaagaagcaatggTTGCAGAAGGATAGATCTTAGCcatttgaaagagagagagattatctATGCTTGGAGTTAATTGAAGACAACTCttgtgcctatatatatatgttccaaAATAATTGAAGTGAGAAGTTGAACATTTCAAGAacgaataattaaatgaatagAAAATACATTAAGAACCatcaatatatatgttatgcacATCATTACATCATTTgaattcaaataagaaattgaacTTAATTAGACGGCTATTGTTTATTGGATTAGGTCAGATGATACACATGTTTATAACATGTACACTAACATTGAACTAGCtaattattattgaaattaagattaattaatggGAGAATCTTCCATTTTAAACCacattacttatatatatatatatatatatattagagtaGTAACTACTATGCACGcggaaaagaaataattaaaagttttatatgaaaatttagagacgaaatttaCTTTCGTATCTAAtagagatgaattttgagacaaaaaactaaaatcatcaaaaaaaactTTCAGAGATGGAAActtgtttaataaattaatagttatttaaaaataattatgagttCAAATCTTGTTACCGTCATTTTATCGACATGGGTCATAACGTCGAAACCAAGAGTTTACTTGTATGATATTAGAGGATTGACCCgttctaagaaaaaaaaagtttaaaaaattttaaatgagagTTTATTAAGTGACATTTGACATtacacttaattttttaattttttaaagtaatagttaaataaaatgagtcttaatataataataaaattattttaaaaattagttattatcTAGAGATGGTAAGTtcaaattctattaatataattaatttttaattcttaaacaaaatacaaaaaaggtattttaaagaaaatacttTATTAACATGGATTCATCATTtgtgtttaataattaaaagaggatcttatttaaataaatatattgtgaTATGAATATTGTAAGAAATCAAGCGCGTGAGTCATGTATTAATTACATGGCTTTGGATCTTGTTATTAATATCCTCAAGGATGCCGCTTATATATGACAAGGTAAGATAACAACAAGACTTTGCAT contains the following coding sequences:
- the LOC127813337 gene encoding uncharacterized protein LOC127813337 isoform X1, with the protein product MFKSGRWRGEKNKTKVVFRLQFHATQLPQVGENALMIFAVPADVGKPTARLEKAAIQDGSCHWEHPVEETVKFFREPKTGRIREKIYNLIVSTRSSKAGLLGEVSIDLASYAEATKLSSVSLPLNNSKSNGVLHVSIQRLQENTDQSICSEAEETENEKVDSTNRTLRAQFSIGDAYETVESNSTEDQHLSKAISHIAELNNCLGSSGTDLTISSSGSSSGLDTPREFGLKNTDVCLEETSFLSSVRHVPMLQETTSDVSITVHEEQQRSQWEWLAASAPEASTDDSSSSPGEKSQVAAELVIEKLKAELAALSRQAEMSDLELQTLRKQVVRETKKGQDLFREVVNLKEERDALEEECKNLKAFKKRKDEAKAKNKLKFEDGDPHSLLEELREELSYEKDLNSNLQIQLQKTQESNSELILAVRDLDEMLEQKNREIFNLSNISTATENGGEWHETNSKSETDDDEEQKALEELVNDHIDAKEAHVLEEKITDLYDELEICRRDKDELEMQMEQLVLDYEILKQENHDLSYKLEQSQLQEQLKMQYECSPSYTTANEFETLIESLESQLKKTSNELSNCLATISNLEAHANNLEEELDKQAQGFEADLEILSLAKVEQEQRAMRAEEALRTMRWKNVNRAERLQEEFRMLWMQMESDFRENEKLATKALQEASELQLRKSHLEELLQRKKEELQSVRDQCEVKLHELSTQISLKVDQIEEMQSEIKAKSNQLEDGKKKAEDTHRVLSQEMLMLRTEIDRLQTENKNLSDEVEEREILKGKLEQMTISNKETGTLLQRANIERNEMKTVIDLLEKEAEKSMEELIALRNLKDEKESVIGDLQLELETLKSQCDELKFEGEMEKEKLRNEVSQLKDELKKTAEACSYLENKLKDDDSGLIGDLQIKIQLLEGQINLKETALETSTNSFLEKEKDLQNRIQELETRLEELSHGATFYEVHKVANNSGDSSLNGSTDEGDKPMIERDEWKFDKLLNEMELLRERNKSMESDLKEMQERYSEISLKFAEVEGERQQLVMKVRSLKSAKSRQ
- the LOC127813337 gene encoding uncharacterized protein LOC127813337 isoform X2, coding for MFKSGRWRGEKNKTKVVFRLQFHATQLPQVGENALMIFAVPADVGKPTARLEKAAIQDGSCHWEHPVEETVKFFREPKTGRIREKIYNLIVSTRSSKAGLLGEVSIDLASYAEATKLSSVSLPLNNSKSNGVLHVSIQRLQENTDQSEAEETENEKVDSTNRTLRAQFSIGDAYETVESNSTEDQHLSKAISHIAELNNCLGSSGTDLTISSSGSSSGLDTPREFGLKNTDVCLEETSFLSSVRHVPMLQETTSDVSITVHEEQQRSQWEWLAASAPEASTDDSSSSPGEKSQVAAELVIEKLKAELAALSRQAEMSDLELQTLRKQVVRETKKGQDLFREVVNLKEERDALEEECKNLKAFKKRKDEAKAKNKLKFEDGDPHSLLEELREELSYEKDLNSNLQIQLQKTQESNSELILAVRDLDEMLEQKNREIFNLSNISTATENGGEWHETNSKSETDDDEEQKALEELVNDHIDAKEAHVLEEKITDLYDELEICRRDKDELEMQMEQLVLDYEILKQENHDLSYKLEQSQLQEQLKMQYECSPSYTTANEFETLIESLESQLKKTSNELSNCLATISNLEAHANNLEEELDKQAQGFEADLEILSLAKVEQEQRAMRAEEALRTMRWKNVNRAERLQEEFRMLWMQMESDFRENEKLATKALQEASELQLRKSHLEELLQRKKEELQSVRDQCEVKLHELSTQISLKVDQIEEMQSEIKAKSNQLEDGKKKAEDTHRVLSQEMLMLRTEIDRLQTENKNLSDEVEEREILKGKLEQMTISNKETGTLLQRANIERNEMKTVIDLLEKEAEKSMEELIALRNLKDEKESVIGDLQLELETLKSQCDELKFEGEMEKEKLRNEVSQLKDELKKTAEACSYLENKLKDDDSGLIGDLQIKIQLLEGQINLKETALETSTNSFLEKEKDLQNRIQELETRLEELSHGATFYEVHKVANNSGDSSLNGSTDEGDKPMIERDEWKFDKLLNEMELLRERNKSMESDLKEMQERYSEISLKFAEVEGERQQLVMKVRSLKSAKSRQ
- the LOC127813342 gene encoding protein LURP-one-related 4-like; the encoded protein is MAKIYPSATIASSSSSSSSKRETFTIWWKSLVGRGNGLTVFNSNGDIVYRIDNYDTKHSNKAYLMDVQGKVLYAIRRKRLQFSSSWNGYSCNDPLMKDQKPWFRVKKIRKLLERDSGFRVIVECNEIEERFYRVENEITKKLAFKIIDDKEEVVAEAKRKESSSGVVLGEDVLSLVVRPHVDHSFVMALVAVHGLIHNKM